Proteins encoded in a region of the Acidobacteriota bacterium genome:
- a CDS encoding protein phosphatase 2C domain-containing protein, which translates to MASKPASAQLSVGAKTHPGLVRTENQDRMSRFLSPFGELFIVADGMGGHQGGALAAAMTTDGFEKYLRQMPPTLSAREALQECAQRINAEIYQGASSGDPAKAKMGSTVVLALVKSGQMLVGHAGDSRAYLVRQNHLTRLTKDHSAVQKMIDYNMLTEAEARDHPDASVINRAFGQAPEIELEISEPLPVAPGDGLLLCTDGLCGYVDDSEIARAIGQCDDAGKIADTLVELALSAGGEDNVTVQFLQFGARSLAKAGRPLEAQMFSGAQSFAIRSSDDYFPPHAEKQGVEISPQLKYAIVAIGIIAIFALGIWLGTKIEWPPWGGGKPEPTPSEPPSQSGSSLSPKPSNSGGDTQPPPSLQPGGGQPNPGVSPLPTTTTVQTPTPTQKVEQSGIFVNPKQKTEEELKKRIKELEGRISKPQPPTGQQLTNPTTPPSGSQSGGNPASGNPTSGNPANGNPTGGNPASGDSDGANAAGKQPTATPTPKNKGKTQATGKNKAANAARGRSSPKNNH; encoded by the coding sequence ATGGCCTCGAAACCCGCAAGCGCGCAGTTGAGCGTCGGAGCAAAAACGCATCCCGGTTTGGTGAGAACCGAAAATCAGGATCGCATGAGCAGATTTCTGTCGCCGTTCGGAGAGTTGTTCATCGTTGCCGACGGAATGGGCGGGCATCAGGGAGGCGCATTGGCTGCGGCAATGACCACCGATGGATTTGAAAAATACCTGCGCCAGATGCCGCCCACGCTTTCGGCGCGAGAGGCATTGCAGGAATGTGCGCAACGCATCAACGCCGAAATTTACCAGGGGGCGAGTTCCGGCGATCCTGCCAAAGCCAAAATGGGTTCGACAGTGGTGCTGGCCTTGGTCAAGAGCGGACAGATGTTGGTCGGGCACGCCGGAGACAGTCGCGCGTATCTGGTTCGACAGAATCACTTGACCCGACTGACCAAGGATCATTCCGCCGTCCAGAAGATGATTGATTACAACATGCTGACCGAAGCCGAAGCGCGCGATCATCCGGATGCCAGCGTCATCAATCGGGCGTTTGGCCAGGCGCCGGAAATCGAACTGGAAATTTCTGAACCCCTGCCGGTAGCGCCGGGCGACGGATTATTACTGTGCACCGATGGATTGTGCGGATATGTGGATGATTCTGAAATTGCCAGGGCCATTGGTCAGTGCGACGATGCGGGCAAAATCGCGGATACGCTGGTTGAGTTGGCGCTTAGCGCAGGCGGCGAAGACAACGTGACCGTGCAGTTTTTGCAGTTCGGCGCACGCTCGCTTGCCAAGGCCGGGCGTCCGTTGGAAGCGCAAATGTTTTCCGGCGCGCAGTCTTTTGCGATTCGATCCTCCGATGATTACTTTCCTCCTCATGCCGAAAAACAAGGGGTGGAAATCTCTCCGCAATTAAAGTACGCCATCGTGGCAATTGGAATTATCGCGATTTTCGCGCTGGGCATTTGGCTGGGAACGAAGATTGAGTGGCCTCCCTGGGGAGGTGGGAAGCCGGAACCGACACCGAGCGAGCCGCCATCACAGAGTGGTTCTTCTCTTTCTCCCAAACCATCGAATTCGGGAGGAGACACCCAACCGCCACCATCGCTTCAACCCGGAGGTGGTCAGCCGAATCCCGGTGTTTCCCCTCTGCCAACAACGACTACAGTACAAACGCCAACGCCGACCCAAAAAGTGGAACAGTCGGGGATCTTCGTAAACCCGAAACAGAAAACCGAAGAGGAGCTCAAAAAAAGAATAAAAGAGCTTGAAGGAAGAATTTCCAAGCCACAGCCCCCGACCGGACAGCAACTGACAAATCCGACTACACCTCCATCCGGGAGCCAATCTGGCGGCAACCCCGCAAGTGGCAATCCAACGAGCGGGAATCCGGCGAATGGCAATCCGACAGGCGGCAATCCGGCGAGCGGAGACTCGGATGGTGCCAATGCAGCCGGAAAGCAGCCAACTGCCACTCCGACACCGAAAAACAAAGGTAAAACACAGGCAACCGGCAAAAATAAGGCCGCGAACGCAGCCAGAGGTAGGTCGTCACCTAAGAACAATCATTGA
- a CDS encoding FHA domain-containing protein: MTICHSCNGQVQPQARFCDQCGATLKGPGETVFETGQQNHGKFQRWVIGGSAECDLVVNDQKVSGKHCLLIETPDGFLLQDLDSTNGTYVNGRKITSQVKISRSDNITLGHSAPMPWPLREVPREVTPNVMTDPKAKVIRIGGEPDNDVVLDYPMVSGHHARITIVNGAAVIEDLNSTNGTAIGNPKNKIKRSPLTLKDVVYFGSLRQPASRLIGGKLTLGAKAQAELAFTGQTMTIGRDPKCDLALDYPMVSWQHARLTRAGNQITVEDLGSTNGTFVNGQRISGAVRVKPGDVIGLGSYTFHLTQAGRLEKRDYRGNLTIEGAGLTVEVPGKRLIEDISLTIYPSELVGLMGPSGAGKTTLMNVLNGYSKPTGGAVFCNGTDLYANYVQFAGHIGYVPQDDIMHRDLTVGQALYYTARLRLPGDFSDDEIRQRIAKVLGQLGLQGTEDVLIGSPERKGISGGQRKRVNLAMELLTDPSVLILDEPTSGLSSVDALMVMKMLRQLADDGKTIIIAIHQPSRDVFSLLDNLVVISRDESTKKIGRLAYYGPAYPDSIYFFNPNHPGRMAQEDQTADRRPSPDELLDGLERTKTAEWVRRYEASDYKRQYVTERTGKRPSNVELAPSGVSRRPGMMQWWTLTKRCFEIKLKDSWGTGILLAQAPIIALLIVLVFGKQVGMDPRPVSLDQPDVIRQFYDTAVAMRVTMFLMVVAALWFGCSNAAQEIVGELAVYRRERKVNLKIPSYIGSKFSVLGLMCVIQCLLLAGIVYLGCGLRGALPPIYGTLTLTALVGVALGLAASAWADTMDRASRLVPIILLPMIIMGGALLPVDKMTLPWTTHIIPSRWSYEALLLTETDSRGRIPIVPGWNNEEKDMAYEHFPPTKRSGAKTSIAVLGGTLAVLVFLILALLKWRDKRP, from the coding sequence ATGACGATTTGCCATAGCTGCAACGGGCAAGTGCAGCCACAAGCCAGATTTTGTGATCAGTGCGGAGCCACGCTGAAAGGGCCTGGGGAAACTGTCTTTGAAACCGGCCAGCAGAACCACGGGAAATTCCAGCGATGGGTTATCGGCGGTTCGGCGGAGTGTGATTTGGTCGTGAACGATCAAAAAGTTTCCGGAAAACACTGTTTGCTGATCGAAACGCCTGACGGGTTTTTGTTGCAAGACCTCGATTCGACCAATGGCACGTACGTCAACGGGCGAAAGATTACTTCTCAAGTCAAAATTTCGCGGAGCGACAACATCACATTGGGACACTCTGCTCCCATGCCCTGGCCGCTGCGTGAAGTCCCTCGCGAGGTCACGCCGAATGTGATGACGGATCCAAAAGCGAAGGTCATACGCATTGGTGGCGAACCCGACAATGACGTGGTGTTGGATTATCCGATGGTCTCCGGCCACCACGCGCGCATCACGATTGTCAACGGAGCAGCGGTCATCGAAGACCTGAATTCGACCAATGGCACGGCAATCGGAAATCCGAAAAACAAAATCAAACGCAGCCCGCTGACGTTGAAAGACGTGGTTTACTTTGGCTCTCTGCGGCAACCGGCTTCGCGCCTGATCGGAGGCAAACTGACGCTGGGCGCGAAAGCACAGGCTGAATTGGCCTTCACAGGCCAGACGATGACCATCGGGCGCGATCCGAAATGCGACCTGGCGCTGGATTATCCGATGGTTTCGTGGCAACACGCGCGGCTGACGCGCGCCGGAAATCAAATCACGGTCGAAGATTTGGGATCAACCAACGGCACCTTCGTCAACGGCCAGCGCATCAGCGGGGCGGTCAGGGTCAAACCGGGCGATGTGATTGGCTTGGGCAGCTATACCTTTCATTTGACCCAGGCCGGGCGTTTGGAAAAGCGCGATTATCGCGGAAACCTGACCATCGAAGGCGCCGGGCTGACGGTCGAAGTGCCGGGCAAGCGACTGATCGAAGACATTTCACTGACAATTTATCCGTCGGAACTGGTTGGGTTGATGGGACCGAGCGGCGCTGGCAAAACGACTTTGATGAACGTTCTGAACGGTTATTCGAAACCGACCGGCGGCGCCGTTTTTTGCAATGGCACTGACCTTTATGCCAACTACGTGCAATTTGCCGGGCACATCGGATACGTGCCGCAGGACGACATCATGCACCGCGATTTGACCGTCGGGCAGGCGCTTTATTACACGGCGCGACTGCGGCTGCCCGGCGATTTCAGCGACGATGAAATCAGGCAACGCATCGCCAAAGTGCTCGGCCAGCTCGGATTGCAAGGCACTGAAGACGTGTTGATCGGTTCGCCGGAAAGGAAAGGCATCAGCGGCGGCCAACGCAAGCGCGTTAATCTGGCGATGGAGCTACTGACCGATCCTTCGGTGTTGATTCTGGACGAACCGACTTCGGGTCTGTCATCGGTGGATGCGTTGATGGTCATGAAGATGTTGCGCCAATTGGCTGACGATGGAAAGACGATCATCATCGCCATTCACCAACCCAGCCGCGACGTTTTCAGTTTGCTGGACAATCTGGTGGTGATTTCGCGCGACGAAAGCACGAAGAAAATTGGCAGGCTGGCTTACTACGGTCCGGCCTACCCCGACTCGATTTACTTTTTCAACCCCAATCATCCGGGACGAATGGCGCAGGAAGACCAAACAGCGGACCGGCGTCCGTCGCCGGATGAATTGTTGGACGGGTTGGAGCGCACGAAAACCGCCGAATGGGTCAGGCGTTACGAAGCGTCGGATTACAAGCGCCAATACGTGACTGAACGCACCGGGAAGCGACCTTCCAATGTCGAACTTGCTCCTTCCGGCGTCAGTCGCCGACCTGGAATGATGCAATGGTGGACGCTGACCAAAAGATGTTTCGAGATCAAGCTCAAAGATTCATGGGGCACGGGCATTTTGTTGGCACAGGCGCCGATCATCGCATTGCTGATTGTGCTGGTTTTCGGGAAGCAGGTCGGAATGGATCCAAGGCCGGTCTCGTTGGATCAGCCAGACGTGATCCGTCAGTTTTATGACACTGCGGTGGCGATGAGGGTGACGATGTTTCTTATGGTAGTGGCGGCGCTGTGGTTCGGGTGCTCGAACGCTGCACAGGAAATCGTCGGCGAACTGGCCGTTTATCGCCGCGAACGAAAGGTCAATTTGAAAATTCCTTCTTACATCGGCTCGAAGTTCAGCGTTCTGGGCTTGATGTGTGTCATCCAGTGCCTGCTGCTGGCGGGGATTGTTTATCTGGGATGCGGATTGCGCGGAGCATTGCCGCCGATTTACGGCACGCTGACGTTGACAGCATTGGTTGGCGTGGCTTTGGGGCTGGCGGCTTCGGCCTGGGCGGACACGATGGACAGAGCTTCCAGACTGGTTCCGATCATACTGTTGCCGATGATTATCATGGGGGGAGCGTTGCTGCCTGTGGACAAAATGACCCTCCCTTGGACGACACATATCATCCCTTCGCGCTGGTCTTATGAAGCCTTGTTGTTGACTGAAACGGATTCGCGCGGACGAATCCCGATTGTGCCCGGATGGAACAATGAAGAAAAAGACATGGCTTATGAGCATTTTCCTCCAACCAAACGTTCCGGTGCCAAAACCAGCATAGCCGTGTTGGGGGGGACTCTGGCGGTATTGGTTTTTCTGATTCTCGCGCTGCTGAAATGGCGAGACAAACGCCCTTGA
- a CDS encoding protein kinase has translation MKGTVVGNWIIGDKIGEGGMGQVYLATHKRLGNQAAIKVLFHALANDQRFRERFYQEAQSQSSLQHPNIAQVLDYVEQDGQYFLVVEYFPGGTLADHMDKHAGPVNPALALQWIKQSLLALDYAHQNRIIHRDIKPSNIMLDGRNEAHVVDFGIALVMGGRRMTSTGMAIGTAEYMSPEQITNPKGVDHRTDVYSMGIVLYEMLTGRIPFEAETEFVVKAAQVNDPPPPPRSINPSIPEALEQLVMKSLAKDPNYRYVSCGEFLRAIEAFEQTGRGPVFDPVSSTRPPTTVERPKTTVEPQRPQHPGPQKQPQQPKQAKSGKWILALAAVLVLIFVAGGAGYYYWMNSPSKLDRYFKMRDALESNRPWSQVETEYRQKVSKGPDDTLDYGLLIESLMRQRKYAEAEKVALTAISKEPGESLWSDLLGDALSSQSKKEEAEKAYKKAADSETVPAERHIYSGDNWRIQGNNALAESDYREAVKLKPDRPLLKIILADILEAEKKWPEAESLIREAIRLSPNNASHHASLANNLLAQEKTEEAEREAREAVRLNSYDSEHRVSLGRVLEKQNKTEDAITEYKEAVELTPQGANYHNVLGVALGKVNRWDEAEIQHAEAVKTDPDNGVSQFNLGVARYEQEKWASAEAPLREAVRLESDFAAAHGYLALTYFQQEKWVPAERSFRRAIELDSENAYYQNRFGRTLIKLGDPSNWGEAELAFRRAAELEPNVASYHSDYGDALVLQLSLLKIEMKLEAARNEYQKAVELEPDNQTYIQKRDQAQQALDEMKQQQ, from the coding sequence ATGAAAGGCACTGTCGTCGGCAATTGGATTATTGGCGACAAAATCGGCGAAGGCGGAATGGGACAAGTTTACCTGGCGACGCACAAAAGGCTGGGGAATCAGGCTGCCATCAAAGTGTTGTTCCATGCGTTGGCTAACGACCAGCGATTCCGCGAGCGGTTTTATCAGGAAGCGCAATCGCAATCCTCGTTGCAACACCCGAACATTGCGCAGGTGCTGGATTACGTCGAACAGGATGGCCAGTACTTTCTGGTTGTGGAGTACTTTCCCGGCGGAACGCTGGCCGATCACATGGATAAGCATGCCGGGCCGGTCAATCCGGCTCTGGCATTGCAATGGATCAAACAATCGCTGCTGGCGCTGGATTATGCACATCAAAATCGCATCATTCACCGGGACATCAAACCATCCAACATTATGCTGGATGGTCGTAACGAAGCGCACGTTGTGGATTTCGGCATCGCATTGGTGATGGGCGGGCGGCGCATGACTTCAACGGGAATGGCCATCGGCACGGCCGAATACATGAGCCCCGAACAGATCACCAATCCGAAGGGTGTAGACCATCGCACCGACGTGTATTCGATGGGAATCGTGTTATACGAAATGCTGACGGGGCGGATTCCCTTCGAAGCTGAAACCGAATTTGTTGTCAAGGCCGCGCAAGTGAACGACCCGCCGCCGCCGCCGCGCAGCATCAATCCATCCATTCCCGAAGCGCTGGAACAACTGGTGATGAAATCGCTGGCCAAAGACCCGAATTACCGCTATGTCAGTTGCGGAGAATTCCTGCGCGCCATCGAAGCATTCGAGCAAACCGGACGCGGCCCGGTTTTTGATCCTGTGTCATCCACCCGGCCGCCGACGACAGTCGAAAGACCGAAAACCACCGTCGAGCCGCAACGGCCGCAGCATCCAGGACCGCAGAAGCAACCCCAGCAGCCGAAACAGGCCAAAAGCGGTAAGTGGATTCTGGCGCTGGCCGCAGTTCTGGTGCTGATCTTTGTAGCCGGCGGAGCCGGGTATTACTACTGGATGAATTCGCCGTCGAAGCTGGATCGGTATTTCAAAATGCGGGATGCGTTGGAAAGCAACCGCCCGTGGTCGCAGGTCGAAACCGAATACCGGCAAAAAGTCAGCAAAGGCCCGGATGACACGCTTGATTACGGCCTGCTGATTGAATCTCTGATGCGACAGCGAAAATACGCCGAAGCGGAAAAAGTGGCCTTGACGGCAATTTCCAAAGAACCAGGGGAATCTTTGTGGTCAGATTTGCTTGGGGATGCCTTGAGTTCCCAGAGCAAAAAAGAAGAGGCGGAAAAGGCGTATAAAAAAGCGGCGGATTCGGAAACGGTCCCCGCCGAACGACACATTTATTCCGGCGACAACTGGCGGATTCAAGGCAACAACGCCCTGGCCGAATCCGATTACCGCGAGGCCGTGAAATTGAAGCCGGATCGTCCGCTGTTGAAGATCATTCTGGCGGACATTCTGGAAGCAGAGAAAAAATGGCCGGAAGCTGAATCATTGATCCGCGAGGCCATTCGTCTGTCTCCCAACAATGCGTCCCATCACGCCAGTCTGGCGAACAACCTACTGGCGCAGGAAAAAACTGAAGAGGCGGAACGAGAGGCGCGCGAAGCCGTGCGACTGAATTCTTATGATTCCGAACACAGAGTTTCGCTGGGACGTGTGCTGGAAAAACAGAACAAAACCGAAGATGCGATTACCGAATACAAGGAAGCCGTCGAACTGACTCCGCAGGGAGCCAACTATCACAATGTGCTGGGGGTCGCGCTGGGGAAAGTGAACCGGTGGGATGAAGCGGAAATTCAGCACGCTGAAGCGGTCAAAACTGATCCTGACAACGGCGTTTCGCAATTCAATTTGGGCGTTGCCCGGTACGAACAGGAAAAATGGGCGTCCGCAGAAGCTCCGTTGCGCGAAGCCGTACGATTGGAATCCGACTTTGCCGCGGCTCACGGGTATCTGGCCTTGACCTATTTTCAGCAGGAAAAATGGGTGCCCGCCGAACGCTCGTTTCGGCGCGCCATCGAACTCGATTCGGAAAATGCTTATTACCAGAACCGATTCGGGCGAACGCTGATCAAGTTGGGCGACCCGTCCAACTGGGGAGAAGCCGAATTGGCATTTCGTCGCGCGGCGGAACTGGAACCGAATGTCGCCTCTTATCACAGCGATTACGGCGATGCGCTGGTTCTGCAATTGTCTTTGTTGAAAATAGAGATGAAGCTGGAAGCCGCCAGGAACGAATATCAGAAAGCCGTTGAGCTGGAACCGGACAACCAGACCTACATTCAAAAACGCGATCAGGCGCAACAGGCCCTGGATGAAATGAAGCAACAGCAATAA
- a CDS encoding protein kinase has protein sequence MKNTQIGHWVVEDKLGEGGMGEVWLAHHSQISRKVAIKVMSQPLLADQKLQERFVQEASAQARLQHPNIVPVSDFFSANGVNYLVMPYIEGQSLEEKLESLAATNAGPMPIKEALKIAADVLPALDYAHQQLIIHRDVKPSNILLDRSGHAYLVDFGIALMIGQERKTKTGTAVGTSSYMSPDQIRSPKQIDHRTDVYSFGCVLYEMLTGKPPFEAGPEEGDTDFAVKYHHLHTAPKSPRELNPQIPEKIEALVMKALAKNPDERFVSCGAFARALADADETDKIIVKSIICPHCKHPNQQQDSPSTFCNKCGKPLAGIVSPAVAQGGGTGWKVATAILAIVTFISLVGYASASGDLSKKVSEYDSHIANQRQLAPVSITNIRLRNEEGGKILGDFTDSFSYSNLKFVDFYVTLQNNRIGIEGASGTMDVKYFGPSGELRRNAKTSPPNATFTVDFSIPQTTSTTEVTQGWGNKDGGAHVMGIHRIEFWWKGQKLGEKGFRVY, from the coding sequence ATGAAGAATACGCAAATCGGTCATTGGGTCGTCGAAGACAAATTGGGCGAAGGCGGAATGGGCGAAGTCTGGTTGGCGCATCATTCGCAAATCAGCCGCAAAGTTGCCATTAAAGTCATGTCGCAGCCCTTGCTGGCGGATCAAAAGCTCCAGGAACGATTTGTTCAGGAAGCCAGCGCACAGGCGCGATTGCAGCACCCGAATATCGTCCCGGTCAGCGATTTTTTCAGCGCCAACGGCGTGAACTATCTGGTGATGCCTTACATCGAAGGCCAGTCGCTGGAAGAAAAGCTGGAATCGCTTGCCGCGACGAATGCCGGCCCGATGCCCATCAAAGAAGCGCTCAAAATCGCCGCTGATGTGTTGCCCGCGCTGGATTACGCGCACCAACAACTGATCATTCACCGCGATGTGAAACCATCGAACATTTTGCTCGACCGTTCCGGCCACGCCTACCTTGTAGATTTCGGCATCGCGCTGATGATCGGCCAGGAGCGCAAAACCAAGACCGGCACGGCGGTCGGCACATCCAGCTACATGAGTCCTGACCAGATTCGTAGCCCCAAACAAATTGATCATCGGACAGACGTATACAGCTTCGGCTGCGTGCTGTACGAAATGCTGACCGGAAAACCGCCGTTCGAGGCCGGGCCGGAAGAAGGCGATACGGATTTTGCAGTCAAATACCACCATTTACATACAGCGCCCAAATCGCCGCGCGAACTCAATCCGCAGATTCCCGAAAAGATCGAAGCGTTGGTAATGAAGGCGCTGGCCAAAAATCCGGATGAACGCTTCGTCAGTTGCGGAGCGTTTGCCCGCGCGCTGGCGGACGCTGATGAAACCGACAAAATCATCGTCAAATCCATCATCTGTCCTCACTGCAAACATCCCAATCAACAGCAGGATTCCCCCAGCACGTTTTGCAATAAATGCGGCAAACCGCTTGCTGGCATTGTCAGTCCTGCAGTAGCGCAAGGCGGAGGCACTGGCTGGAAAGTGGCGACGGCGATTTTGGCGATTGTGACGTTTATCAGTCTGGTCGGATACGCCAGCGCAAGTGGCGATCTGAGCAAAAAAGTTTCGGAATACGACAGCCATATCGCAAACCAAAGACAACTTGCGCCGGTCAGCATCACGAACATTCGGCTGCGCAATGAAGAAGGCGGCAAAATTTTGGGTGATTTTACGGATAGTTTTTCCTATTCCAACCTGAAGTTCGTTGATTTCTATGTCACTTTGCAGAATAACAGAATTGGCATCGAAGGAGCCTCCGGCACAATGGATGTGAAATATTTTGGGCCGAGCGGAGAGTTGCGACGAAATGCGAAAACCAGTCCTCCCAATGCCACATTTACCGTGGATTTCTCGATTCCTCAAACGACCTCCACAACAGAGGTCACTCAGGGATGGGGAAATAAAGATGGTGGCGCGCATGTCATGGGTATTCATCGGATTGAATTTTGGTGGAAGGGACAAAAACTGGGGGAAAAGGGTTTCAGAGTCTATTAA
- a CDS encoding FHA domain-containing protein → MNKTCPKCHTVNRPEAKFCLSCNYALSDSGAGPVLCPAGRHPMDPAWSSCPYCSGTQEVINPSAAELANAPTAGMSSRIPPTPNPPARKRPPTEIENQGTSVPPTPPPPPPTPGMITPQANAGGSGRKKTEYGGSDLSIPTERISPQSTPQPPQAPQSGGRRICAVMVTYTWRNEGQVFPVYEGRNYVGSDSDCEICLTTDRQLSGRHAAIFFRGGTFEISDEKSMNGTFVNNKNVPLTGMPLGNYMVIKTGATIWRFIIIEPEFIHTAS, encoded by the coding sequence ATGAATAAAACCTGTCCGAAATGTCATACCGTCAATCGCCCGGAAGCCAAATTCTGTTTGTCCTGTAATTATGCGCTGTCTGATTCTGGCGCGGGACCTGTGCTGTGTCCTGCGGGACGGCATCCGATGGACCCGGCCTGGAGTTCCTGTCCGTATTGCAGCGGCACGCAAGAGGTAATCAATCCTTCAGCCGCCGAATTGGCGAACGCTCCGACTGCCGGAATGTCCTCGCGCATTCCCCCGACGCCAAATCCGCCGGCACGAAAACGGCCGCCGACGGAAATTGAAAACCAAGGTACGTCCGTGCCGCCAACACCGCCGCCGCCGCCGCCTACTCCCGGCATGATTACGCCCCAGGCGAATGCAGGCGGTTCTGGCAGAAAGAAAACCGAATATGGAGGCTCGGACCTGTCAATTCCGACCGAAAGGATTTCGCCGCAATCTACGCCGCAACCCCCGCAAGCGCCGCAGTCCGGAGGCAGGCGAATCTGTGCCGTGATGGTGACGTACACATGGCGTAACGAAGGCCAGGTTTTTCCTGTGTACGAAGGCCGAAACTATGTGGGGAGCGACTCCGATTGCGAGATCTGCCTGACGACGGACCGGCAACTTTCAGGACGGCATGCCGCCATTTTTTTTCGCGGCGGAACTTTTGAAATCTCCGATGAAAAAAGCATGAACGGAACCTTTGTGAACAACAAAAACGTTCCCCTGACCGGCATGCCGCTGGGCAATTACATGGTCATTAAAACCGGCGCGACTATCTGGCGGTTCATCATCATTGAGCCGGAATTTATTCACACAGCAAGCTGA
- a CDS encoding VWA domain-containing protein, producing the protein MYRNCILIIFVFVLLAVGLQADTTSGDLRIGPIYAEKFPSLEVVVETPLAVTPQKVTLIEDGQATVAASSVHPFKDTGRGMAVVLALDVSGTMAGQPIGDMKRALSAFLNQAGAQDRVAIVTFADDVRVDAKFGSSPEQLKAAVNGLAARGKITELYKGLRQALALFDAADLPERKRLIVISDGWDEGVAYKLEDVIEEAQRRNVPVDAVGLTKVDPKYLSNLNRLADKTGGTYQRAENSEKLEGIFRQGIERLQSTAVAAFTASKLRADGQEHRLGIRLDANGRLATAETKLVLNKAAAVSALTPAATPQPGGLKGLISRLPRWGWAVGVAGLIAIFLLAVWLKRRSASQAHSAGIVVKSDSKSANPPSPLRSRDGLEQVPVNPAPSHAIYDGPTIPDMGKAGAQVSPYDLPPLTEPLFDGPDKTAFEGEFSEFRTQRFVGEVDGVRKPASQRLEGTQVDPLPSTANPPADASAKARARRKTQIRVEFASPSSGKPCAVLMAEEGKFTGTAFPIETSPFWIGSEDASQLFVEGDTFLSGFHACIEFKEGTLLLHDNHSTNGTFLNEQPVKDMPRALGYGDKIKVGRSVFVVMRA; encoded by the coding sequence ATGTATAGGAATTGTATTCTGATTATCTTCGTCTTTGTTTTGCTGGCAGTCGGCTTGCAGGCGGACACAACATCCGGCGATTTGCGTATCGGCCCAATCTACGCGGAGAAATTTCCAAGCTTGGAGGTGGTTGTTGAAACTCCATTGGCGGTTACTCCGCAAAAAGTCACGCTGATCGAAGACGGGCAGGCGACGGTTGCGGCCAGCAGCGTTCATCCTTTCAAAGATACGGGGCGCGGAATGGCCGTGGTTTTGGCGTTGGATGTCAGCGGGACAATGGCCGGACAGCCGATTGGCGATATGAAACGCGCGTTATCAGCTTTTCTCAACCAGGCTGGCGCGCAGGATCGCGTGGCGATTGTCACCTTTGCCGATGATGTTCGCGTAGATGCCAAATTTGGTTCTTCACCGGAACAGTTGAAAGCGGCGGTCAATGGATTGGCGGCGCGCGGCAAGATTACAGAGCTTTACAAAGGCTTGCGGCAGGCGCTGGCTTTGTTTGATGCGGCGGATTTACCGGAACGCAAACGGCTGATCGTTATTTCCGATGGCTGGGACGAAGGCGTCGCTTACAAATTGGAAGATGTCATTGAAGAAGCCCAGCGGCGCAATGTTCCGGTGGATGCGGTCGGGTTGACGAAGGTGGATCCGAAATACCTGAGCAATCTGAATCGTCTGGCCGACAAAACCGGCGGCACGTATCAACGCGCGGAAAATTCGGAAAAGCTCGAAGGCATCTTCCGACAGGGCATTGAGCGGTTGCAATCCACGGCGGTGGCAGCCTTCACCGCCAGCAAGCTGCGAGCCGACGGGCAGGAACATCGTCTGGGAATTCGGCTGGACGCCAACGGACGGTTGGCGACTGCGGAAACGAAACTGGTTTTGAACAAAGCCGCCGCGGTGTCAGCATTAACGCCCGCTGCAACTCCTCAACCGGGCGGTTTGAAAGGCTTGATTTCGCGTCTGCCGAGATGGGGTTGGGCGGTTGGAGTGGCTGGATTGATTGCAATCTTTTTGCTGGCCGTCTGGCTCAAACGCAGAAGTGCCAGCCAGGCTCACTCAGCGGGAATTGTGGTGAAATCGGATTCCAAATCGGCAAACCCGCCAAGTCCGTTGCGATCCAGAGACGGTTTGGAACAAGTGCCAGTCAATCCTGCGCCATCGCATGCGATTTATGATGGACCGACGATCCCCGATATGGGCAAAGCGGGGGCACAGGTATCGCCTTACGATTTGCCGCCTTTGACCGAACCACTGTTTGATGGCCCCGATAAGACCGCCTTTGAAGGCGAATTTTCCGAATTTCGGACGCAGCGGTTTGTCGGCGAAGTTGATGGTGTGCGGAAACCGGCAAGCCAAAGACTTGAAGGGACACAGGTTGATCCGTTGCCGTCAACTGCCAATCCGCCTGCAGATGCATCGGCCAAAGCGAGGGCCAGGCGCAAAACGCAAATCCGCGTTGAGTTTGCTTCGCCATCGTCCGGAAAACCTTGTGCGGTGTTAATGGCCGAGGAGGGAAAGTTTACGGGTACTGCTTTTCCGATCGAAACCAGTCCGTTCTGGATCGGGTCGGAAGATGCCAGCCAGTTGTTTGTGGAAGGAGACACGTTTCTATCCGGCTTTCATGCTTGCATTGAGTTTAAGGAAGGGACGTTGTTGTTACACGACAATCATTCCACGAACGGAACGTTCCTGAACGAACAGCCAGTCAAGGACATGCCGCGTGCGCTTGGGTACGGCGACAAGATCAAAGTTGGGCGGTCGGTTTTTGTCGTGATGCGCGCCTGA